One genomic window of Roseobacter ponti includes the following:
- a CDS encoding polysaccharide biosynthesis/export family protein codes for MAPEALRWVRPIAAIAVFAVVASCGLPKVGPNKSEIYSGSVQQQGDAFVVAVNDRVTRATAVVPALGFSESFRNAGVVGSDTIQAGDVLGLTIWENVDDGLLAGEAQNATLLETVQVDGQGFIFVPYAGRIKASGNSPEAIRRIITERLEEQTPDPQVEVRRMAGDGSTVSLIGSIGGQGVYPIERPTRTLSTMLARAGGVTIEPEIAQITVLRGGHRGRIWFQDLYSHPQLDIALRGGDRILVEEDTRSFTALGATGTQARVAFRSQNISALEAIAQVGGLIPSASDATGIFILRNESPEIVADVLGRNDLIGEQRMIYVMDLTEPNGLFRARDFVIRDGDTLYVTEAPLAQWNKAVSGLVGSLLGPAASIDQLAN; via the coding sequence GTGGCACCTGAAGCACTCCGGTGGGTCCGTCCCATCGCGGCTATTGCGGTTTTCGCAGTGGTTGCATCATGCGGCCTTCCTAAGGTTGGTCCGAACAAATCCGAAATTTACAGCGGCTCCGTACAGCAGCAGGGCGACGCCTTTGTCGTCGCAGTCAACGACAGGGTCACTCGCGCTACGGCCGTCGTACCAGCACTGGGGTTCTCTGAAAGCTTCCGAAACGCGGGCGTTGTCGGCTCCGACACCATTCAGGCCGGCGATGTACTGGGCCTGACGATCTGGGAAAACGTGGATGACGGGCTGCTCGCGGGCGAAGCACAGAACGCCACTCTGCTGGAAACTGTTCAGGTCGACGGCCAGGGGTTCATCTTTGTCCCCTATGCAGGGCGCATCAAAGCCTCCGGAAACTCACCCGAAGCCATTCGCCGCATCATCACCGAGCGGCTCGAAGAACAGACGCCCGATCCACAGGTCGAAGTACGCCGCATGGCGGGCGACGGCTCTACCGTGTCGCTTATCGGATCAATCGGAGGACAGGGCGTTTATCCGATCGAACGCCCTACCCGTACGCTTTCGACCATGCTGGCCCGGGCCGGTGGCGTCACCATTGAACCGGAGATCGCCCAGATCACCGTGCTGCGCGGCGGACACCGGGGCCGTATCTGGTTTCAGGACCTTTATTCGCATCCGCAGCTTGATATCGCCTTAAGGGGCGGTGACCGCATCCTTGTGGAAGAAGACACCCGGTCCTTTACCGCCCTCGGCGCGACGGGAACCCAGGCCCGCGTCGCCTTCCGCTCACAGAATATCTCCGCGCTGGAGGCAATCGCCCAGGTCGGAGGACTGATACCGAGCGCATCGGATGCAACCGGCATTTTCATCCTGCGCAACGAAAGCCCCGAGATTGTCGCTGACGTGCTGGGACGTAACGATCTTATCGGTGAGCAGCGTATGATCTATGTGATGGATCTTACCGAGCCCAACGGCCTTTTCCGGGCGCGTGATTTCGTGATCCGCGATGGCGACACCCTCTATGTCACCGAAGCGCCTCTCGCACAGTGGAACAAGGCTGTCTCCGGTCTTGTAGGCTCACTCCTCGGGCCAGCCGCTTCCATCGACCAGCTGGCGAACTGA
- a CDS encoding capsule biosynthesis protein encodes MLLQGPHGPFFGQLGRALTSTGAGVLRVGFNAGDAAFWPDRKTYIPWRGRAEDWPAAFEALLTQHGVTDVVLYGDVRPVHADAIAKARAADVTVHVFEEGYLRPWWVTLERDGTNGNSRLMDLSLDDIRHLRETAERQRPVPPAHWGALRHHMFYGALYHFFVMFFNWRYRTFRPHRALRVRSEFLLYVRRLALMPLRSLERRLATWRIRRGAWPYHLALLQLEHDSSFQMHSPFTTQTEFLEVVIRGFAEGAPAHHHLVFKAHPLEDGRAPLRHTIRRLAQAYDLRDRVHYVDGGKLAGLLNDALSAVTVNSTAGQQALWRGLPLRIFGRAVYDKPGLVSHQPVAEFFAGPNRPDPAAYALFRDFLLETSQIPGSFYAAAGRRQVLRLASDRLLSTREPRADRTDPTAAHPQQLRLVSHRHAS; translated from the coding sequence CTGCTGTTGCAGGGGCCGCACGGTCCGTTTTTCGGGCAACTCGGTCGCGCGCTCACCAGCACCGGGGCCGGTGTCCTGCGCGTGGGGTTCAACGCCGGCGACGCTGCCTTCTGGCCGGACAGAAAAACCTATATTCCTTGGCGCGGTCGTGCGGAGGACTGGCCTGCAGCATTTGAGGCTCTGCTTACGCAGCACGGCGTAACCGATGTCGTGCTTTACGGCGACGTGCGACCTGTCCATGCCGATGCGATCGCGAAAGCCCGCGCGGCAGATGTCACCGTGCATGTGTTCGAGGAAGGGTATCTGCGCCCCTGGTGGGTGACCCTGGAGCGGGATGGCACCAACGGCAATTCGCGGCTGATGGATCTGTCGCTGGACGATATCAGGCACCTGCGAGAGACCGCCGAGCGGCAGCGCCCCGTGCCCCCCGCCCACTGGGGTGCGCTCAGGCACCACATGTTCTATGGCGCGCTCTACCATTTCTTTGTGATGTTCTTTAACTGGCGCTACCGGACATTCCGGCCCCACCGCGCGCTCAGGGTCCGCTCGGAGTTTCTGCTCTACGTCCGTCGTCTTGCCCTGATGCCCCTGCGCTCGCTCGAACGGCGTCTGGCCACATGGCGCATCCGCCGGGGGGCCTGGCCGTATCACCTCGCTCTTTTGCAGCTGGAGCATGACAGCTCTTTTCAGATGCATTCTCCGTTTACCACCCAGACGGAATTTCTGGAGGTGGTGATCAGAGGCTTTGCCGAGGGCGCGCCTGCCCATCATCACCTTGTTTTTAAAGCACACCCGCTCGAAGACGGGCGTGCACCGCTGCGTCACACGATCCGGCGTCTTGCACAGGCGTATGACCTCAGAGATCGCGTGCACTATGTGGATGGCGGCAAACTTGCGGGGCTGCTGAATGATGCACTGAGTGCTGTGACCGTCAATTCAACGGCCGGCCAGCAGGCGCTCTGGCGCGGTCTGCCTCTTCGCATCTTCGGACGGGCCGTTTATGATAAGCCGGGTCTTGTGTCGCACCAGCCGGTGGCCGAATTTTTTGCCGGCCCGAACCGCCCTGACCCCGCGGCCTACGCGCTCTTTCGCGATTTTCTGCTGGAAACAAGCCAGATACCGGGCAGCTTTTATGCAGCAGCCGGACGCCGCCAGGTGCTGCGCCTGGCGTCCGACAGGCTCCTCTCGACTCGCGAACCCCGCGCGGACCGCACAGATCCGACCGCGGCGCATCCGCAACAGTTGCGGCTCGTAAGTCACCGTCATGCCTCGTAA
- a CDS encoding riboflavin synthase, which translates to MFTGIITDIGTIIETRQEGDLRARIRTAYDTSRIDMGASIASDGVCLTVVDLGPDWYEVQISAETVSKTNLTTWAPGKRVNLERALRVGDELGGHIVSGHVDGVAEVVSVTDEGDSTRVVLRAPEDLAKFIAPKGSVALNGTSLTVNEVDGRDFGVNFIPHTKTATTWGDVNTGDRVNLEIDTLARYVSRLADMHNT; encoded by the coding sequence ATGTTCACGGGCATTATCACCGATATCGGCACCATCATCGAAACCAGGCAGGAAGGCGACCTGCGGGCCCGCATCCGGACCGCCTATGATACGTCACGCATTGATATGGGGGCCTCGATTGCGTCGGACGGTGTCTGTCTGACCGTCGTGGACCTGGGGCCTGACTGGTACGAGGTGCAGATCAGTGCAGAGACCGTGAGCAAAACCAATCTGACCACATGGGCACCCGGAAAGCGGGTCAATCTTGAACGCGCGTTGCGGGTCGGAGACGAACTGGGCGGGCATATCGTTTCGGGTCATGTTGATGGCGTGGCAGAGGTGGTATCCGTGACCGACGAGGGCGACAGCACGCGGGTCGTTCTGCGCGCGCCTGAAGATCTTGCGAAATTCATCGCTCCGAAAGGGTCCGTAGCGCTCAACGGCACGTCGCTGACCGTGAACGAAGTCGACGGCCGCGATTTCGGGGTCAATTTCATCCCGCACACAAAAACCGCAACGACATGGGGCGATGTGAATACCGGCGACCGGGTCAATCTGGAAATTGACACGCTTGCCCGCTATGTCTCCCGGCTTGCGGATATGCACAACACCTGA